In Macaca nemestrina isolate mMacNem1 chromosome 10, mMacNem.hap1, whole genome shotgun sequence, the genomic window ATAAATCATTTCTTTTACTTAGCtgtattttattatgttaataCTGTTTTCGTAACTATGCTGGTTGGTCTGAAAATATAGCCTGCAGTCCAGAACCCGTCTATTCTCTTACATAACTGGTTATTGTTCCTTCCACGTGTCTTAAACACGCCTTGTCATCTAAAGTGCAAATAATTCCTTGAGAGCAGGGGGACTGTTTTCTAAGCCTGCATCCTACATTGCACCTATGATTCCAAGCTTACTGAACACCGGGTATACAAGGTTGCAAGGCAGAGAACatcaaatgttttctgtaaagggccagttAATCAATATTTTAGGTGTTGCTGGCCATGCAATCTCTGTtgtaactactcaactctgccactgcaGCATGGAAGCAGACATAGGCAATACCAAATAAATGGGTTTGGCTGTTTTCCGGGAAATCTTGATTTAAAAAAGACAGATGgtggctggatttggcccacagtTTGGGCCACAGTTTTCAATCCTTGCTCTAGAGTCCCACACCAGAAGGCAACAATCGTTTTGGGAAGGACGCTGAACAGAAGCTCGAGGCTAGACTCTTGATGTATCTGAATCTCAGTTCCTTCACCTGTAAAAGGCCCTTCTATGTTTGAAATCAAGTCCAAATAAGGAATTTCCATACATACTGAAAACATGACTCACGGGTGACTACAGTCACACCTCAGCCACCTACAGGTGCTTGTGTCCAATATACTTTCTGACTTTCAAACACACTGGTGGGACACAAGCCAGTAAAACTTTTGTAGGTAAAGTTTTAGAAGACTGACAGATGCTTTCTGCTAGGCTCCTTGCTCCTAAATAGCCCGTTCTTAAAGATACCAAGTAGAAAACAAGCATAGAAGAAGCAACTTTTTCACTGTTCCATACACTATTGGTTGCTGCATTCAAAACAGACCCCAGGCATCTTGTCTCACTCCGTCTTGTGCTAAACTCTCTCTCATAAACACTAGCCATTCCAACCTAGTAAACTCTTAATAACACTTCTCCTTATCCTTTGCAAAGTAAGTGACACCTTTAAAAATAAGCTACgttatatttaaaaagatgtcATTTGTGATTTGTATTTAAACTGTCAACCACCTACTGAATTTCCTTTCttgattattttagtttttccatATGGTAAATACCTAACAGACATACATTTGCATGTATCTTAATTGTACGATGGGATTTCAGTGATATTAGATAATGAAAagaatttatgaaaaattatatatcatatatataaaaacatatatatacacatatgtattttttttgagacagggtatcactctgttgcccaggctggagtgcagtggcataatcttggctcattacaaccaccacctcccaggctcaagcgattctcccacctcagcctcctcggtagctgggactacaggtatgcgccaccatgcctgactaatttttatattttttggtagagtcggggtttcaccatgttggccaggctggtctcgaactcctgacctcaggtgatctgccagcctcggccttccaaagtgctgggattacaggtgtgagtcacagtgcccagcctgaaaaatgatagatttttaaatgacCTCAACAGACCTCAACTTGTAGATTTACATTTCTAcctgaaatagaaaaaacacaCTGAGCCTTATCTTGCTTTGCTCCTGGTAAGTTTTCTCCATCTGGAATGACCTCTTTTTCTCTAATCTCCACTTGTCCACATTCTAAGCATTCATCCAAGCCCAGCTAAAAGCCAGCCCTCCACGTAGCTTCCCCTGACATCCCTACTCTGACTGCCTGCGGTACTTAACAGGAGCCCTTCTAAGATACATGTCACGTGCTTTGCTTTTATAGTTAACTGTGCTCAGTTCTTTCATGATAAAGACTGTGTCTTATacctctctgtccccaccccgttattgcagcactattcacaatagcaaagacttggaatcaacccaaatgtccatcagtgacagattggattaagaaaatgtggcacatatacaccatggaatactatgcagccatcaaaaaggatgagtttgtgtcctttgtagggacatggatgcagctggaaaccatcattcttagcaaactatcacaagaacagaaaaccaaacaccgcatgttctcactcataggtgggaactgaacaatgagatcacttggactcaggaaggggaacatcacacacaggggcctatcatggggaggggggaggggggagggattgcattgggagttatacctgatgtaaatgacgagttgatgggtgcagcacaccaacatggcacaagtatacatatgtaacaaacctgcacattaggcacatgtaccctacaacttaaagtataataataataaataaattaaaaaaaaaaaaaaagaagtattaccACTTAGAAGGAGGAAATTCAAGACGTTTATCTTATTTTACTATGGCatgaaccatttaaaaaaaactaaataaaaatccTATAACTTTTACCTCCAATCTTACTatcaaaatatttacttattatatCATCAAGATGACTCCTAAGAATTATTACGACATAATTTTTAAGAGCGTTATTGAAAATATGTATAATCATCCTCTACATAATAAATACATGCAGATGCATTTAATATAGATATTATTAACACAATTTAAATCAATAAAgggtttttattctctttaaaaaaaaaaaaaaaaaagaatgcagaacaGTGCCTTATACACAGAAGGTGTCCAAATGCATAAATCCTAGGGCACCTGAACAAATCACATCTGAATAGTAAGAATTTAGCTTCGTTTTGTGATCCACATTCATGAGTACTATTTGCATCTATACCCTCCAGCTATAGTACTCATCAGTTTGACATTCAGCAGcaccttcatttctttttgtactGTGCTCATTTAAAAAGCTTTAAGGAGCTAAGTTTTCTCATCTAACAGCTGCTTTATGGAGATTTAAAGGCTTTTTATGGCTGTTCAGTAATGACAGAACTTTTACATTGTACACAGGAATCACCCGATGAATTTCACCTCCAATAAATAGAATCAATTTTACAAGGATCTGAGGAGTCCAGAAAGATATCAGAAGAATGGAGTACACATATGGTTATcctcaaagaaacaaaagtgcCTAAAACTTGTGTTTTCTTGGGAGGGTTACAGAATCAAGACTGTCAGACTACAGACTGGCAGAGCTGGAAGGAACTTTAGGGACCATCGAGTCCTACcttcttcagagaaaaacaatgCCTTTCAGAGGAATGAGTTAAATTTGGATTTGgttaaattagttaaaatataCACTGGGAGACTTAAAAACTTTTGAATATGGCATTATTGCATTGGTAATTAGTTTTAGGACACTGTCATACTGAAGGAGTTAATGCATTCCCCCAAAAGATCGAGGCCCCAAGATTATTTTACATGAATATTCTGACTTCCTAGAGCCATCAAGAAAAGTACATATTGCCTATTTCTGTGTGCCCTTGAGAGAGCGGGCATCCATAGACACCCAGGCTCATCATCTGGTGGGTGCAGTATTCTACCAAGCTTCCTAACTGATGAGGCTGCATCCATCATCAAACACTGATATTGCGGAATGAGATGAAAAAAATAGTagtataggctgggtgcagcggtccacgcctgtaatcccagcaatttgggaggccgaggcaggcagatcacttgaggccaggagttcaagaccagcctggtcaacacggtgaaaccccatctctactaaaactacaaaaaattagccaggcatggtggcatgtgcttgtaatcccagctactcaggaggctgaggcatgagaatcacttgaacctaggaggcagaggttgccatgagctgagattacatcactgaactccaacctgggtgacagagactctgtcccaaaaaaaaaaaaaaaagtaatataattttaagagactaatattttgaaatttacaaaCCTACTAAACAATGGAAAAATAACTCCTCAAGTCTAAACCATGTATCTTTCTTGATTCATGGGCTTATGGTAGATTCCCAAAAAGTGGTGAAGGCAGTGTCACCTGGGAAGTAGACAGGAGAGATCTTGGGAAGGAAGCCAGGCCCATGAGGGCAGCACTGCGGACAGCAGCCATGGGGCAGCAAGGGTTGTCCTGCACACCTCGGTCACAGGGCCCCTATCTGACCTTGGCAAAGGCCTTTGCCTCTCCAGGGCTCAGTTTCCTTTGTGGTTTCCCCTGTACAAATGACCCTTCTACATAAGATGAATACTGCAGTAATGAGCTACCTTAAGAGCGGTCCTGAGAATTATAAACAAGCAAAAGGTATCTGCAAAATGTCAAGTACTGCTGCACACACCATACAAGAAACAAGACAAGAGGGTATATAGACAAGAAGGGTATTGCCTGGAAAGCACAATGCGTCATTTACAGAATTCACAGCAATACACTGACCTCATCCTCCTTCTCCAATTATCTGGGGAAATTCACATGTTTTGCCTAAGCTCTTTGCTTCCTTATCTACTATTCTTTTTTCCCcagttttatttgttcattttctgattAAAACAATCTAATGTACAGGTAAAAGCGGAGAGATCAATATTAACCCCCATGCATCTATCACCCAGACATATAACCACCAGCTAGTGATGGCTAGCCTTGTTTCATGTAGaccccacccacaccccacccccTAACTCTGCAGGATCATTTTGAATTGAATCCCAAACATATATCGTTTCCTTTTTCAtggcttttaaaacatgtaagtAATTTctgtttgtcattttattttcttgattcaaCATCCCTGATgtaaattatttgtaataatgAAACTGAGGCAACACTGGTGGTGCACTTGGGGCCAGAGAAAAATCTAGACacaaatgatttaaataaaaaagggACAGTACTggccgggtgtggaggctcatgcctgtaattctagcactttgggaggccaaggtgggcagatcacgaggtcagaagatcgagaccatcctggctaacatggtgaaaccccatctctactaaaaatatataaaaaattagtcgggtgtggtggtgggcacctgtagtcccagctactcaggacgctgaggcaggagaacagcgtgaacccaggaggcggagcttgcagtgagcagagatcgtgccacggcactccagcctgggcaacagagtgtgaaaaaaaaaaaaaaagggacagtaCCTCAAGGCAGAGGTAGGCTTGTAGGAGCCTGTTATTCCATTGCCATCAGCATGGCAGCACCCTGATGGTCAGCTGGGACTCTGACCAGGTTCTGGGCTCAGGGAGGAGGGGgcatttctctcctttccctgaaCAGGTCTGTTCTCTCCTGCCTCCAGGTCTCCCTCCCACTATTGAAAGCACAATCACTTCAGTGTCACACTCTCTCCCCTGCAAAGCCTTGCTTGGTCCCTCCAGTCAAAACACACCTTCCTTCTGCTTTGTTTCTACAGCACTTCATTACTCCAGCagacagtaggtgctcaatgaatgctGGTACATAAAATGAATGGGAAATGGGGCTTACTTCATTCTGCCTTATATCTTAGTGGTTTTCACCTTTGTCTCCCCCACTATATTCTAAATTCCTCGGCGAAAAAGATATTGCATGTTAAATCAGCTCTGTATCCTACTCCTAATGCATTTATTtgtacacagcaggtgctcaacaaatatccCACTAATGAAGTAATGCACTATGAAAAGAGCTAACCTTGTCACATGGTTAGAGGATTAAGCTTCTGAAGAATGAGTTCACGTAAATTATGAGCATCCTAGGAAACAGACAATGTGTAGATATTTTTCCCACTGGTTTCCATTGGTTTCTTCCCTTAAGTAAGCAAATTTGGGCCTCTTATCATACATGAAAGAGAATCTGAGAGTGGTTTGCTCTGTCAAATGGCCCAGCAACACCTGCCTCCAATACCATAATCCTGTTTTCCTCTCCTACCCGCTCCCAAGGTGAAGGCTGCACGACGTTACTGCTCGCAggatggaattacaggcctgaatCGGAGACAAAGCTTCTTTTTGCTATGTCTGGTCATTAATTAGCTGCTGGAAACTTCAGGACAGGGCCATTAGCATGCtcataaaccttttattttaaatgttttcgcTTAGCCTTGATTCTGATGTGACTCTCCTTGTAAGCTGGACGTAGGACATTTGTTTCTTAACATTTCTGAGGCTCATTAACTACTCGATCCCAGCGGCTCATTAACCAAGCCATTAGGGATTTCGCCTCATGCAGGCAGAAGCCTCCACTTGCCCTCACAGAGCCTTGGAGGGCGCCTAATTGGGAATGGTGCGAGGCTGGCTGCAAGCATCACAGGGGAGAGTGGGGCTTTGTCAGGTCTCCACGATGCTGGAGCAGCGAGAGGGGAGCTCACTCACCTGCTATTCTCCCAATGGGCATGGCGTGCTCTTCAGGGGGGGAGACAGAGACCATGATGTGGTTCATGTAAGCCAGGTCTTCCCGATGAGAGAGGTTGATGGGTTTCCCTTCTCTATGCAGCCCGTCCTCGGAGAGCCTGGATTGTTTGAAATCCACGGAGTGCCGGGGGTTCAGGATCAGAGGGTGCATGATGGGGCTGGGCATCAGCTGGATCACGCGTGTGCTCTCCTGCCGGGGGCTGGATGGCTTCGGGTGGGACTCAGAGGACGCTGGGCAGTGATTATTCTCCATGGGAGACACTGACAGGGGGTAGGACTCCTGGTGGTTGTTCTCCTGGTGCGGCCTGGGTCCCTGAGCTCTCTCAGCTGGGGAGAGTCGGCGGATCATGTTGTCCAGGGGGGACCGGAGGGGCCGCTGCTCGGGGTCAGGAGAAGGCCGGTGATTTGTCGTGATGGGTGACCTGGAGCGGTGCAACAGTTCAATGGTGGGAGGGTTGTGGTGCACATTATCCACGGATGGCCTGGGGGTCCTCTGGACACAGTTATCTGTGGAGCAGAGGGAAAGGCAATCACGGTGAGTTGGCAGGACAGGAACCTCCCCGTGGCTCTACAGGCGGTAAATGGAGGAGCGTGTAGGTATGTGTAAAGAACCTTTCTCCCCAGAATGCAGTGTCTTTTTCACCGCTTAACAATGTAAAGTGTGCATATTGAAACTATTTTTCTATTGCCAGGCAACCTAAGGATGTCTACAAGCATTCCGTTAATCACCTACCTGTGGCCTGTAAGCACAAGGAAGCCAAACGTCCATGCCTCATCTTTTGGTCATCATTTAACTCTTCTACATCGCTTTCAGAGGGGGAAGCGTTCTTAGGGGTTTCTCTCTAGATGCTTTCATTGACTTACATTTTCACAACTAAAATTTTCATATTCTCTACCTCTAGGAGTTATTAGTATTAGTGATAATATCATATTAgtaataattattagtaataactATATCTTAGATGCTggatttcactgtttaaaactTAACAGcactcccacctgtaatcccagttactcgggaggctgaggcatgagaatcacttgaacccaggaggtggaggttgcagtgagccaagatcacaccactgcactccagcctgggtgacagagcaaaactttgtctcaaaaaaaaagaaagaaagaaaaagaaaaaaaccccaaccTTATAGCACTCCTAACCAGGAGATACCACTAGTACCCCTGTTTTACAGACGATAAAACTGAGGCATAAAGAAGTTAAGCAACTTACCCAAGGCCACACAATCTCCTAACAGTCAGTTAGGAGATTAGAACCAGACTCCAGTCAGATTTTAGAACCTGTGTACTCATGACAACATCTGTCACTGCAACATAGAAACTACGACGCAAAGTCACCAAAAACTGCTCTAAGCATGCACAGTGGCCCCAATTTACAGAATGACAATCTTACTGAACTTGAAAGAACTTTTGGGAGCACTTTGCTTCTGAGTGCACAGACCCTACAAGTGCTCAGAGACAGGCAGAGGTAAGGAAGAAGCAGGATGAATGGACACCTCTAACAATACCTCTAACCCGTCCCACTCGAAGTTGCACGTGTGTGCGAGGATAACATCAGAAGTGTACACAGCTCAGCAACAGAAGTAGCTCTGAGGGCTGGGTTGGGGAATGGACCAGCACACAGCTGGCTCCAGAAGTCCCTGCTAAGGTGCAGAAGGACAGAATCTACCCATAAAAATGGAGATTTCTACATGGCTGCTCACCCAACTCAATGAACTCTCTCTGGCCACATCTTTTCCCAGGGCAGTCTCACCGAAAGGATGTGCATGCTTGCCGTCCTTGTTCTGGTCAAAGAATTGTCCACAGTTCTAAGTAAAGCAAGTCAAACATATCACCTTTGTCCAttaagataatatatatataaagaacacaTAAAGGGAATTCAGTAATTTGATAGGGTCAGTAAACAGAGACAGACATGGTGGTTTTAAGTTTTACACAGGGTTAAGAAGAAAATggggacttttttcttttttgaaagttCTACTAGATCTCATCTATCATATGAAACACTGAACAaaaatattgttcataatattaaaAGATCATCTCCTTGAAAGCAAAGGGCTTATTTTGTGACTGCTGTATAACCTACTGCCGTTAAGTTCAAAAGTGCCTCATCATTGGAATAGCTATCAATAGGAGACTGatttaataaattatagtatatatCTCTAAACAATGGAGTACTATGTaaatgtaaaaaggaatgaggagTATCTCAATATTTTGCTAAGGACTAGCATCCAGAATCTATGGTTAGATACGAAAAGCAAGATGAAGCATTTATGATCTGCCACCACTTATCTAAACAAGGAAAGGGGGAGTTTCGGTTTCAACAACAGTAGAGTGGCTTGTACCAAAGGAACCGTCCTACggatagaaatgaaagaaactgTATTATTACATTGAAAAAACTATTTGAAGGTA contains:
- the LOC105482230 gene encoding transcription factor ETV6 isoform X5, which gives rise to MTTPQVQTCSQGTSSQQERISYTPPESPVPSYASSTPLHVPVPRALRMEEDSIRLPAHLRLQPIYWSRDDVAQWLKWAENEFSLRPIDSNTFEMNGKALLLLTKEDFRYRSPHSGDVLYELLQHILKQRKPRILFSPFFHPGNSIHTQPEVILHQNHEEDNCVQRTPRPSVDNVHHNPPTIELLHRSRSPITTNHRPSPDPEQRPLRSPLDNMIRRLSPAERAQGPRPHQENNHQESYPLSVSPMENNHCPASSESHPKPSSPRQESTRVIQLMPSPIMHPLILNPRHSVDFKQSRLSEDGLHREGKPINLSHREDLAYMNHIMVSVSPPEEHAMPIGRIAGE
- the LOC105482230 gene encoding transcription factor ETV6 isoform X4; this encodes MNGKALLLLTKEDFRYRSPHSGDVLYELLQHILKQRKPRILFSPFFHPGNSIHTQPEVILHQNHEEDNCVQRTPRPSVDNVHHNPPTIELLHRSRSPITTNHRPSPDPEQRPLRSPLDNMIRRLSPAERAQGPRPHQENNHQESYPLSVSPMENNHCPASSESHPKPSSPRQESTRVIQLMPSPIMHPLILNPRHSVDFKQSRLSEDGLHREGKPINLSHREDLAYMNHIMVSVSPPEEHAMPIGRIADCRLLWDYVYQLLSDSRYENFIRWEDKESKIFRIVDPNGLARLWGNHKNRTNMTYEKMSRALRHYYKLNIIRKEPGQRLLFRFMKTPDEIMSGRTDRLEHLESQELDEQIYQEDEC